From the Phyllobacterium sp. T1293 genome, the window TGAGCGCCTCGACATCAATACCGGAACCTTGGTAGAGAAACCGGCGGGACCATTTGGCACCGCCGGTCATCCATTCACCGATTATCCAGCTCCGACCTTACCAGTTGCAGGCCGCGACGGGTTACGCGGTAGGGGCCGCCGCCGGATGAAGCGATAGCGCCCTTTTGCTTGAGCTTGCGGAAGAGCCGCAAATTGCAAGCGGAATAGCGGGAACCATCGCGGGTGAGGCAGATGATATCCGTGATGGCTTTGCGCTCATCTTTTTCGAGTAAAATTTTGCCGCCCTGGGCGAGCAGGTGAAGTATGCGCTGTTCGTCGCGCGAAATATCCATTGATCCAAGTCCTGGGAAAACGGGCAAAAGCCCATAAGAACCTATCCGCTGCCAAAAGCGTTTGGCGCGGTGCTCCTGTTTTCACGCCCCAACCTTCAAAGAAGCTGGGGCTCTAGCGGGACTCAGACTGATTAGACATAAACACTCCATCGGTGTGGACGAGCCGTATAGGACAAGATTGCCGCCCTGTCCACCCTCACAAATAGCGCCGCCTGTACTCCGCCGGTGTCACGCCGACATGGCGAACAAAGGCGCGGCGCAGCGTGTCCGCATCGGCAAAGCCGCATTCGGCAGCAACCTGTTTTGGTAGCCGGTGGCCGTTTTCCAGAAGATTGCGCGCTGCCGTGATCCGCGCCGTTTCCACCCATGCCGCTGGCGTAATGCCAACTTCCTGCTGAAAAATA encodes:
- a CDS encoding YjhX family toxin, producing the protein MDISRDEQRILHLLAQGGKILLEKDERKAITDIICLTRDGSRYSACNLRLFRKLKQKGAIASSGGGPYRVTRRGLQLVRSELDNR